The Oscillospiraceae bacterium genome has a segment encoding these proteins:
- the metA gene encoding homoserine O-succinyltransferase: MPIRIDNELPAKQSLEIENIFVMSNKRADTQDIRPLHIIILNLMPTKIDTETQLLRLLSNTPLQVNVDFLQVSSHTAKHTSKSHMDKFYYTFDQIKDRKYDGMIITGAPVEQMPFEEVDYWDELCRIMDWTKTNVYSTFHICWGAQAGLYYHYGIPKHPLSKKMFGVFPHRSLDVTHPLMRGLDDVFYIPHSRHTEILRQDIAQVKDLQILAYSDIAGVCLLSDMECRNFFSTGHSEYDRDTLAKEYFRDKSKGLDIDRPYNYFPHDDENLVPLVSWKSTASLIFSNWLNYFVYQRTPYDISTL, translated from the coding sequence ATGCCCATTCGTATTGATAACGAATTGCCGGCGAAGCAAAGCTTGGAAATCGAGAATATCTTTGTCATGAGCAACAAGCGCGCGGACACGCAAGACATCCGCCCCCTGCATATCATTATATTAAATTTGATGCCCACCAAGATCGACACGGAGACCCAGCTGCTGCGTCTGCTGAGTAACACGCCGCTGCAAGTGAATGTGGACTTTCTGCAGGTAAGCAGTCATACTGCCAAGCATACCTCTAAAAGTCACATGGACAAGTTCTACTATACCTTTGATCAGATAAAGGACAGGAAATACGACGGTATGATCATCACCGGCGCGCCGGTGGAGCAAATGCCTTTTGAGGAAGTGGACTACTGGGACGAGCTTTGCCGGATCATGGATTGGACAAAGACCAATGTATATAGCACCTTCCATATTTGCTGGGGCGCGCAAGCGGGGCTGTACTACCACTACGGTATTCCAAAGCACCCGCTCAGCAAAAAGATGTTCGGCGTATTCCCCCACCGCAGTTTAGATGTGACCCATCCACTGATGCGGGGACTGGACGATGTGTTTTACATTCCCCACTCCCGGCATACGGAAATTCTGCGGCAGGACATTGCCCAGGTAAAGGACTTACAGATCCTGGCATACAGTGATATTGCCGGTGTCTGCCTGCTGTCCGATATGGAGTGCCGCAACTTCTTCTCTACCGGGCACAGTGAATACGACCGAGATACACTGGCCAAAGAATACTTTCGTGACAAGAGCAAAGGACTGGACATTGACAGGCCCTACAACTACTTTCCCCACGATGATGAGAACCTGGTGCCCTTGGTCAGTTGGAAAAGTACAGCCAGCCTGATTTTTTCTAACTGGCTCAACTATTTTGTTTACCAACGCACACCCTACGACATCAGCACACTATAA
- a CDS encoding glycoside hydrolase family 43 protein, with protein MQLLETKKENYIGQADPFILESGGRYYIYTTGDDGIYAYSSDDLLTGWQFHGMVFTVPGEHSFWAPSVIELDGTYYMYCSYEFFGDTPDQGGHREALFVSQADNPLGPFGQEKQILHPFSIDSQIVQNESGLYLFYSTNTFEVDRIGTYIVVDKMLDPYTPAGHPVPVVVPTLDEEIFRRDRYKTGQHWHTIEGACYFREGDWQYVMYSGNCYLQPTYYIGYARAKTDETDLTKIKFEKVPDDHTYAPVIRANDWEEGTGHHSVIKKDGVWYAVYHARNVEDDGFEGDRRNARICRLEVKDGTITAHRYPDHI; from the coding sequence ATGCAGCTGTTAGAAACAAAAAAAGAGAATTATATCGGCCAGGCAGATCCATTTATTCTGGAAAGCGGCGGTCGATATTACATTTATACCACCGGCGATGATGGCATTTACGCTTACAGCTCGGATGATCTGCTCACCGGTTGGCAATTTCACGGTATGGTGTTTACCGTGCCTGGGGAGCATAGCTTCTGGGCGCCCAGCGTTATTGAACTGGATGGTACTTATTATATGTATTGTTCTTATGAGTTCTTTGGCGATACTCCGGATCAGGGCGGCCATCGGGAGGCGCTGTTTGTCAGTCAGGCGGATAATCCCCTGGGTCCCTTTGGGCAGGAAAAGCAGATCCTGCATCCCTTTTCCATTGACTCCCAGATTGTGCAGAACGAGAGCGGTCTGTATTTGTTCTATTCTACCAATACGTTTGAGGTTGACCGGATCGGCACTTATATTGTGGTGGATAAGATGCTGGATCCGTACACCCCGGCAGGACACCCGGTGCCGGTGGTGGTGCCCACCCTGGACGAGGAGATCTTCCGTCGGGATCGGTACAAGACGGGCCAGCACTGGCACACCATTGAGGGCGCCTGCTACTTTCGGGAGGGGGACTGGCAGTATGTAATGTACAGCGGCAACTGCTACTTGCAGCCTACCTATTATATAGGATATGCCCGAGCCAAGACGGACGAAACGGATCTAACTAAGATCAAGTTTGAAAAGGTGCCGGATGACCATACCTATGCACCGGTGATTCGCGCCAATGATTGGGAGGAGGGCACCGGTCATCACAGCGTGATCAAGAAGGATGGCGTATGGTACGCGGTGTACCACGCCCGTAATGTGGAGGACGACGGTTTTGAAGGCGACCGCCGCAACGCCCGCATTTGCCGATTGGAAGTGAAGGACGGCACCATTACCGCTCACCGCTATCCGGATCATATATAG
- a CDS encoding biotin transporter BioY, translated as MSETTAAAESSKKKKKLRTVDIAYIGLFAALIAVCAQIAVPMTVSFTMQTFAVCLCAGLLGWKRSTVSVIVYILLGMVGLPIFTGFKSGVAAITGPTGGYIVGFVLTALITGALVQKFGHKFWQLILFMVIGLTVCYAFGTVWFIIAYKATLKAALATCVVPFLLPECGKILLAALLTNRLIRFVK; from the coding sequence ATGTCAGAAACAACCGCAGCTGCCGAAAGTAGCAAGAAGAAGAAAAAACTCCGCACGGTAGACATTGCCTATATCGGTCTGTTCGCCGCACTGATCGCTGTGTGTGCCCAGATCGCCGTGCCCATGACCGTGTCCTTTACCATGCAGACCTTTGCCGTTTGCCTGTGCGCCGGACTGCTGGGGTGGAAGCGCTCCACCGTATCCGTGATCGTGTACATTCTGCTGGGTATGGTAGGACTGCCCATCTTTACCGGGTTCAAAAGCGGCGTGGCAGCCATTACCGGTCCCACCGGCGGCTACATTGTCGGCTTTGTCCTGACCGCACTGATCACCGGCGCTTTGGTGCAAAAGTTCGGTCACAAGTTTTGGCAGTTGATCCTGTTTATGGTGATCGGCCTGACTGTGTGCTACGCCTTTGGCACCGTGTGGTTCATCATTGCTTACAAAGCCACATTAAAAGCGGCGCTGGCCACCTGCGTGGTGCCATTCCTGCTGCCGGAGTGTGGCAAGATCCTGCTGGCAGCCCTACTTACCAATCGGCTGATCCGCTTTGTAAAATAA
- a CDS encoding HD domain-containing protein, with protein sequence MSPLNDPREALRRALQYDAGDPKRIQHLIKVYAFAEMIADGEHLPDAQRRVLLTAAALHDIGIHNAQLHYGSSAGKYQELEGPPVVCQLLADWPKDFVEEVCDLVARHHTYTGVDRLTLRILIEADFLVNAYEEGLSEEAVQVGREKLFTTATGKRLLQMLYAV encoded by the coding sequence ATGAGCCCTTTGAACGATCCGAGAGAAGCGTTGCGCCGTGCCCTGCAATATGATGCCGGAGATCCCAAGCGGATACAGCATTTGATCAAGGTGTATGCTTTTGCCGAAATGATCGCCGATGGGGAGCATTTGCCCGACGCGCAGCGGCGCGTATTGCTGACAGCCGCTGCACTTCATGATATTGGTATTCACAATGCTCAGCTGCATTACGGTTCCTCTGCCGGTAAATACCAAGAGCTGGAGGGCCCGCCGGTGGTATGCCAACTGCTTGCAGACTGGCCAAAGGATTTTGTGGAAGAAGTTTGTGATCTGGTGGCCAGACACCATACCTATACCGGTGTGGACCGATTGACTTTGCGCATTTTAATTGAGGCGGACTTTTTGGTGAATGCGTATGAGGAGGGGCTTTCTGAAGAAGCCGTGCAAGTCGGCAGAGAAAAGCTGTTCACCACTGCGACGGGAAAGCGCCTGTTGCAAATGCTTTATGCAGTATAA
- a CDS encoding sodium/proline symporter, whose translation MTSAQVCILISIAVYLIAMLAIGIVCSKRNNTVDDFYLGGRRLGPVVTAMSAEASDMSSWLLMGLPGVAYLTGVADPGWTAIGLGVGTYINWLVVARRLRRYSARIGAITVPDFFSRRFGEKKHILTAMAAILIIVFFVPYTASGFAACGKLFGTLFGMDYHVAMIISAIVIVGYTATGGFTAASTTDLVQSIVMSIALVVVLVFGVSKAGGVGAVVENAQSMSGYLSMTATYDPESGKSATYNLLKILSTAAWGLGYFGMPHILLRFMAIEDDRKLKTSRRIATIWVVISMFIAVVIGVVGSAMVKNGAMGALADKETIIVQIANLLSQHGVVAALLAGVILAGILASTMSTADSQLLAASSGVSENILGSLFNLNLSAKAKMIVARVTLLGIAVVGIFMAWDSNASVFKIVSFAWAGFGASFGPVMLLALFWRRSNRYGAVAGMIAGAVMVFLWKYCIADLAPVLKIYELLPAFLFGLLVNVVVSLCTPAPDKEVLEQYDAVKAEK comes from the coding sequence ATGACCAGTGCACAAGTTTGTATTCTGATCTCTATAGCCGTGTACCTGATCGCTATGCTGGCTATTGGTATTGTGTGCTCCAAGCGCAACAATACAGTGGACGATTTCTATTTGGGCGGCCGTCGGTTGGGGCCGGTGGTTACTGCCATGAGTGCCGAGGCGTCGGATATGTCCAGCTGGCTGCTGATGGGTCTGCCGGGCGTTGCCTATCTGACCGGTGTTGCAGATCCGGGATGGACAGCCATTGGCCTTGGTGTGGGCACTTACATCAACTGGCTGGTGGTGGCACGCCGTCTGCGCCGGTATTCCGCCCGTATTGGCGCCATTACCGTGCCGGACTTTTTCTCCCGTCGATTTGGAGAGAAAAAACATATTCTTACCGCCATGGCAGCCATTTTAATTATTGTATTCTTTGTGCCGTACACAGCCTCCGGTTTTGCTGCCTGTGGCAAGCTGTTTGGCACGCTGTTCGGTATGGACTATCATGTGGCAATGATCATTTCCGCCATTGTGATCGTGGGCTATACCGCTACCGGCGGGTTTACTGCTGCGTCTACCACTGACTTAGTGCAGAGCATTGTAATGAGCATTGCGCTGGTGGTGGTGCTGGTGTTTGGCGTGTCTAAGGCCGGCGGCGTGGGCGCCGTGGTGGAGAATGCGCAGAGCATGAGCGGCTATCTGTCCATGACGGCTACCTATGACCCGGAAAGCGGCAAATCCGCCACATACAACTTGTTGAAAATTTTGTCTACCGCCGCCTGGGGGCTGGGCTACTTTGGTATGCCCCACATTCTGCTGCGGTTTATGGCCATTGAAGATGATCGCAAATTAAAGACCTCTCGCCGCATTGCTACCATTTGGGTCGTGATCTCTATGTTCATTGCCGTGGTGATCGGCGTAGTTGGCTCCGCTATGGTCAAGAACGGCGCTATGGGTGCGCTGGCAGACAAGGAAACCATTATTGTGCAGATCGCCAATCTGCTGTCCCAGCACGGGGTAGTTGCTGCACTGCTGGCAGGTGTGATCCTGGCGGGCATTTTGGCCAGCACTATGTCCACGGCGGACAGCCAGCTGTTGGCTGCCTCCTCCGGCGTCAGCGAGAATATTTTGGGCAGCCTGTTCAACCTGAATTTGTCTGCCAAGGCTAAGATGATCGTGGCTCGGGTGACCCTACTGGGTATTGCCGTGGTAGGCATCTTTATGGCTTGGGATTCTAACGCTTCTGTGTTTAAGATCGTCAGCTTTGCTTGGGCGGGCTTTGGCGCGTCCTTTGGTCCGGTAATGCTGCTGGCACTGTTTTGGCGGCGCTCCAACCGCTACGGCGCTGTGGCCGGTATGATCGCCGGCGCGGTAATGGTGTTCCTGTGGAAGTATTGCATTGCCGATCTGGCACCGGTTTTGAAGATTTACGAGCTGCTGCCTGCGTTCCTGTTTGGTCTGCTGGTGAATGTGGTGGTGTCCCTGTGCACCCCTGCGCCGGACAAAGAGGTGCTGGAGCAGTATGACGCGGTAAAGGCAGAAAAATGA
- a CDS encoding proline--tRNA ligase encodes MKLEHLVGDRFKERPADCQVDSHALMVRGGYIKYVANGIYSSYPPLKRVLKKLEQIMREEMDALDGQEVQFPVVMPASLWAESGRYESIGKELLRFTDRNGADMVLGMTHEEAAVQLVREYAGTYTKYPFMIYQIQTKFRDEARPRAGLIRVREFTMKDAYSFHTSQEDLDDYYEKCHKAYERIFARAGVPEVISVASDSGMMGGSVSHEFMFLTPIGEDSIVLCDDCGYKANMEAAESILEPVENAPSQPLTKVHTPDMHTIEEVCTYLHADSKDSAKAVVYQTNNEDKYVVLFLRGDLEVNETKLTNFLGEEIHPAVITEECGLHAGFIGPANLSGDFTVLYDRSLEGRNNLCAGANETDYHYTGVDMQRDVPGAEYHDFAKVVEGGICPCCGKKSIHISRGIEVGNIFQLGKKYTEPMGMTYTDRDGKSRVPIMGCYGIGVGRLAAAVCEAHHDDYGPIWPKAIAPWQVHLCAVRADNEEVRAFADTLYNTLQEKGVEVIYDDRSVSAGVMFSDADLLGVPLRVIVSPRNLKNGVVELTARDKSFSETAPTAEAVDAILAKLAE; translated from the coding sequence ATGAAACTGGAACACTTAGTTGGCGATCGCTTTAAGGAGCGCCCGGCAGACTGTCAGGTAGACAGCCACGCCCTGATGGTGCGCGGCGGCTACATCAAGTATGTGGCAAACGGCATTTACTCCTCTTACCCGCCCTTAAAGCGGGTGCTGAAGAAGCTGGAGCAAATCATGCGGGAAGAGATGGACGCCCTGGACGGTCAGGAAGTGCAGTTCCCGGTGGTGATGCCCGCCTCTCTGTGGGCAGAGTCCGGCCGGTATGAGAGTATCGGCAAAGAGTTGCTGCGCTTTACGGACCGCAACGGTGCCGATATGGTGCTGGGTATGACCCACGAGGAGGCTGCGGTGCAACTGGTGCGAGAATACGCCGGCACCTACACCAAGTACCCCTTTATGATCTATCAAATTCAGACCAAGTTCCGGGACGAGGCGCGCCCCAGAGCCGGACTGATCCGTGTGCGTGAGTTCACTATGAAGGACGCTTACTCCTTCCACACCAGCCAGGAGGACCTGGACGATTATTACGAAAAGTGCCACAAGGCTTATGAGCGCATTTTTGCCCGCGCCGGTGTGCCGGAGGTGATCTCTGTTGCTTCAGACTCCGGTATGATGGGCGGCAGCGTATCCCACGAATTTATGTTCCTGACCCCCATTGGTGAGGACTCTATCGTGCTGTGCGACGACTGCGGATATAAGGCCAACATGGAGGCTGCCGAGTCTATCCTGGAGCCGGTGGAAAATGCCCCCTCCCAGCCGCTGACTAAAGTGCACACCCCGGATATGCACACCATTGAGGAAGTATGCACCTATCTGCACGCCGACTCTAAGGACAGTGCCAAGGCCGTGGTGTACCAGACCAATAATGAAGACAAATATGTGGTACTGTTCCTGCGAGGCGACCTGGAAGTGAACGAGACCAAGCTCACCAACTTTTTGGGTGAGGAAATTCATCCGGCAGTAATTACAGAAGAATGTGGTCTGCACGCCGGCTTTATCGGTCCTGCCAACCTAAGCGGCGACTTTACCGTGCTATACGACCGCTCCCTGGAGGGGCGCAACAACCTGTGTGCCGGTGCCAACGAGACGGATTACCACTACACCGGCGTGGACATGCAGCGGGATGTGCCCGGCGCGGAATACCACGATTTTGCCAAGGTGGTTGAGGGCGGTATCTGCCCCTGCTGCGGCAAAAAGAGCATTCATATTTCCCGTGGTATTGAGGTGGGCAACATCTTCCAGCTGGGCAAGAAGTACACCGAGCCTATGGGTATGACCTATACGGATCGGGACGGCAAGAGCCGTGTGCCGATCATGGGCTGCTACGGCATTGGCGTTGGCCGACTGGCCGCCGCTGTGTGCGAGGCGCACCACGACGACTACGGTCCCATTTGGCCCAAGGCCATTGCCCCCTGGCAGGTGCACCTGTGTGCTGTGCGTGCAGACAATGAAGAAGTGCGCGCCTTTGCCGATACACTGTACAACACCTTGCAGGAGAAGGGCGTAGAAGTGATCTACGATGACCGTTCTGTCAGCGCCGGCGTTATGTTCTCCGACGCAGATCTGCTGGGCGTACCCCTGCGGGTGATCGTCAGCCCCAGGAATCTGAAAAACGGCGTGGTGGAGCTGACCGCCCGGGACAAGAGTTTCTCTGAGACCGCACCCACTGCAGAAGCGGTAGACGCCATTTTGGCCAAGCTGGCAGAATGA
- a CDS encoding low molecular weight phosphotyrosine protein phosphatase yields the protein MSVTNRPIRILFVCHGNICRSPMAEFIFKDMVRQVGLADQFEIASAATSREEIWHGKGNPVYPPAKAELAAHGLSCDGKRARQLTVADYDYYDLLLAMDGNNVRNLHRMLGGDPQHKIKKLLDYAHGGDVADPWYSRDFARAYQDIATGCRALLTALTTK from the coding sequence ATGAGCGTAACGAACCGGCCGATACGCATTTTGTTCGTGTGCCACGGCAACATTTGCCGCTCGCCTATGGCGGAATTCATCTTTAAGGATATGGTGCGGCAGGTGGGACTGGCAGATCAATTTGAGATTGCGTCCGCTGCCACCAGCCGAGAAGAGATCTGGCACGGCAAAGGCAATCCGGTGTACCCGCCTGCCAAGGCAGAGTTGGCTGCCCACGGCTTGTCCTGTGACGGCAAGCGCGCCCGACAGCTGACTGTCGCCGATTATGACTACTACGATCTGCTGCTGGCCATGGATGGCAACAATGTGCGTAATCTGCACCGTATGCTGGGCGGCGACCCGCAGCATAAGATCAAAAAGCTGCTGGACTATGCCCACGGCGGCGATGTGGCCGACCCTTGGTACAGCCGGGATTTCGCCCGCGCTTATCAGGATATCGCCACCGGCTGCCGCGCCCTGCTCACCGCCCTTACAACCAAATAA
- a CDS encoding manganese catalase family protein, with protein sequence MFSYIKKLQYPINIKNPDPRAASIIISQYGGPDGELGASLRYLSQRYSMPYPELKGLLTDIGVEELGHLEMIGAMVHQLTRNLTEKQIEENPGFAAYFVDHTAGVYPTSASGSPWNAASIGVKGDTIADLNEDLAAEQKARVTYDNILRLVDDPDIIQPIKFLREREIVHYQRFGEGLRVATDKLNSKNYYMTNPSFDK encoded by the coding sequence ATGTTTAGTTATATAAAAAAATTGCAATACCCCATCAATATTAAGAATCCGGATCCCCGCGCTGCGTCCATTATCATCAGTCAGTACGGCGGCCCGGATGGGGAACTGGGTGCCAGTCTGCGCTATTTGTCCCAGCGGTATTCTATGCCGTATCCGGAGTTGAAGGGTCTGCTCACGGACATTGGTGTGGAGGAGCTGGGGCACCTGGAAATGATCGGCGCCATGGTGCACCAACTGACCCGCAACTTGACGGAAAAGCAGATCGAAGAAAATCCCGGATTTGCCGCCTACTTTGTGGATCACACCGCCGGTGTGTATCCAACCTCTGCCAGTGGCTCCCCTTGGAACGCAGCGAGTATCGGCGTAAAGGGCGACACCATTGCCGACCTGAACGAGGATCTGGCGGCGGAGCAAAAGGCGCGGGTCACCTATGACAACATTCTGCGCCTGGTAGACGATCCGGATATTATCCAACCAATCAAGTTCCTGCGGGAGCGGGAGATCGTCCATTATCAGCGCTTCGGTGAGGGGCTGCGGGTAGCCACCGATAAGCTGAACAGCAAAAATTACTATATGACCAATCCGTCGTTTGACAAATAA
- the galT gene encoding UDP-glucose--hexose-1-phosphate uridylyltransferase, giving the protein MDVFEGITALADYGVRTGLIEEADRTWAVNALLAALELDAYEERTVTGQPALTEILDSLLNYACANGLCQDSVVYRDLFDTKLMGLLTPRPSAVIRRFWDLYAESPKAATDDYYAFSKTTNYIRADRLAKDAKWITPTPYGDMDITINLSKPEKDPKAIAAALQMKQSAYPKCQLCKENEGYAGRVNHPARQNHRIIPLEMGGGPWFLQYSPYGYYNEHCIVFNSRHTPMKIDRSAFQKLFDFVEKFPHYFVGSNADLPIVGGSILTHEHFQGGHYTFAMTKAPIETPYAFAGYKDIEAGIVKWPMSVLRLRGDEPARICDLADKVLQAWRGYTDPDAFIYAETDGTPHNTITPIARFRNGKYELDLVLRNNITTPACPDGLYHPHPEYHHIKKENIGLIEVMGLAVLPARLKTELELLRDALLHGTDIAADERIAKHKDWAMEIAAKNALTAENCMDILQQEVGKVFAAILEQCGVFDRNEAGKAQFLRFLSSIETA; this is encoded by the coding sequence ATGGATGTATTTGAGGGAATCACAGCGCTGGCAGATTACGGCGTACGCACCGGCCTGATTGAAGAGGCGGATCGCACCTGGGCTGTCAATGCGTTGCTGGCGGCGCTGGAGCTGGACGCATACGAGGAACGCACCGTCACCGGCCAACCGGCACTGACGGAAATTTTAGACTCTCTGCTAAACTATGCTTGCGCAAACGGGCTGTGCCAGGACTCTGTGGTGTACCGGGATCTTTTTGACACCAAGCTGATGGGTCTGCTGACCCCGCGACCCTCTGCGGTGATCCGCCGATTTTGGGATCTGTACGCAGAGAGCCCCAAGGCAGCCACAGATGATTACTACGCCTTTAGCAAGACCACCAATTACATTCGTGCGGACCGACTGGCCAAGGACGCTAAGTGGATCACTCCCACCCCTTACGGCGATATGGATATAACCATCAATCTATCCAAGCCGGAGAAGGACCCCAAGGCCATTGCGGCTGCCCTGCAAATGAAGCAAAGCGCTTACCCCAAGTGCCAGCTGTGCAAGGAGAACGAGGGCTACGCCGGGCGGGTCAATCACCCGGCACGGCAAAACCACCGGATCATTCCCCTGGAAATGGGCGGCGGCCCCTGGTTCTTGCAGTATTCGCCTTACGGCTACTATAACGAGCACTGTATTGTATTTAACAGCCGGCACACGCCGATGAAAATCGACCGCAGCGCGTTCCAAAAGCTGTTTGATTTTGTAGAAAAGTTTCCCCACTATTTTGTAGGCTCCAATGCAGACCTGCCCATCGTAGGCGGCTCCATTCTCACCCACGAGCACTTCCAAGGCGGGCACTATACCTTTGCTATGACAAAGGCACCGATAGAGACCCCCTATGCCTTTGCCGGATATAAAGATATTGAGGCCGGAATCGTCAAGTGGCCCATGTCCGTACTGCGCCTGCGTGGGGATGAACCGGCGCGCATTTGCGACCTGGCAGACAAAGTGCTGCAAGCCTGGCGCGGCTATACGGACCCGGATGCCTTTATCTACGCCGAGACCGATGGCACACCCCACAACACCATTACCCCCATCGCACGGTTCCGGAACGGTAAATATGAACTGGATCTGGTGCTGCGCAACAACATTACCACCCCGGCATGCCCGGACGGACTGTACCACCCCCACCCGGAATACCATCATATTAAGAAAGAGAATATCGGCCTGATTGAGGTTATGGGTTTGGCAGTACTGCCCGCCCGGTTAAAGACAGAGCTGGAGCTGTTGCGTGACGCACTGCTCCATGGCACAGACATTGCCGCCGACGAACGCATTGCCAAACACAAGGACTGGGCAATGGAGATCGCCGCCAAGAACGCCTTAACCGCCGAGAATTGCATGGACATTCTGCAACAGGAAGTGGGCAAAGTCTTTGCTGCCATTTTGGAGCAGTGCGGCGTGTTTGACCGTAATGAAGCCGGTAAAGCCCAGTTTCTGCGCTTCCTAAGCAGCATAGAAACAGCATAA
- a CDS encoding MATE family efflux transporter, translated as MDEQFMRKKAVLPLITSMALPMVLSMLVNALYNIVDSYFVARISEDAMTALSLVYPLQNLVNAIAIGFGVGISAVIALYLGAGKQKRADQAATQGMLWALVHGVLLTGVCIAIIPLFLQAFTKDQAVIDLGVRYGRIVFGFSIIINADLAFEKIFQAVGRMKVTMVGLGLGCLANIILDPLLIFGLGPFPKMGIDGAALATGLGQVLTLVIYLLFYYLRPISVKIRLQHLRPSRHLVGRLYAIGIPAVLNLALPSVLISALNAILATFSQTYVLILGAYYKLQTFLYLPANGIVQGMRPVIGFNYGAKEYGRVKQIFRTVLVMTAAIMVVGTVLCLVIPGQLIGLFTENAATVAAGKTALRIISGGFIVSAVSVTASGALEGLGKGTPSLVISLCRYLVIIVPLAFLLSRVLGAAGVWHAFWITELFTAGIALAVYRKAVQIKV; from the coding sequence ATGGACGAACAGTTTATGCGCAAAAAGGCAGTGTTGCCGCTGATTACCTCTATGGCGCTGCCCATGGTGCTCTCCATGCTGGTGAACGCCCTTTATAATATTGTAGACAGCTACTTTGTGGCCCGCATCAGCGAGGACGCTATGACGGCGTTGTCCCTGGTGTATCCCTTGCAAAATCTGGTCAACGCCATTGCCATCGGCTTTGGCGTGGGGATCAGCGCCGTGATCGCTTTGTATTTGGGCGCCGGAAAGCAGAAACGCGCGGACCAGGCAGCCACGCAGGGTATGCTGTGGGCGCTGGTGCACGGGGTGCTGCTCACCGGCGTGTGTATTGCCATCATTCCGCTGTTTTTGCAGGCGTTTACCAAGGATCAAGCGGTGATCGATCTGGGAGTGCGCTACGGGCGTATTGTGTTTGGTTTTTCCATTATTATCAACGCAGACTTGGCATTTGAAAAGATTTTTCAGGCAGTCGGTCGTATGAAGGTGACCATGGTGGGTCTGGGCCTGGGGTGCCTGGCCAATATTATTTTGGATCCGCTGTTGATCTTCGGTCTGGGGCCGTTCCCCAAAATGGGCATTGACGGCGCAGCGCTGGCTACCGGGCTGGGTCAGGTGCTTACTCTGGTGATCTACCTGCTGTTCTATTACCTGCGCCCCATTTCTGTCAAGATCCGCTTGCAGCATCTTCGGCCGTCCCGGCACCTGGTGGGTCGCTTGTATGCCATCGGTATTCCGGCGGTACTGAATTTGGCTTTGCCTTCGGTGCTGATCTCTGCACTGAACGCCATCTTGGCTACATTCTCTCAAACCTATGTGCTGATTTTAGGCGCATATTACAAACTGCAAACGTTTCTGTACCTGCCGGCCAACGGCATTGTGCAGGGCATGCGCCCGGTGATTGGGTTCAATTACGGCGCCAAGGAATATGGGCGGGTCAAGCAGATCTTCCGCACCGTATTAGTGATGACTGCTGCCATTATGGTGGTGGGCACCGTGCTGTGCCTGGTGATTCCCGGTCAACTGATCGGTCTTTTTACCGAGAATGCAGCTACTGTTGCCGCCGGTAAAACAGCGCTGCGAATCATCAGCGGCGGGTTCATTGTGTCCGCCGTATCGGTGACTGCTTCCGGTGCGCTGGAGGGACTGGGCAAGGGCACGCCGTCCTTAGTGATTTCTCTTTGCCGGTATTTGGTCATCATCGTCCCGTTGGCATTCCTGCTGAGTCGAGTGCTGGGCGCCGCCGGTGTGTGGCATGCCTTTTGGATCACCGAGTTGTTCACCGCCGGTATTGCCCTGGCGGTGTACCGCAAAGCCGTGCAGATCAAAGTCTGA
- a CDS encoding cupin domain-containing protein, whose product MKYATEEAFVGANAFGKGAANTAYAQYFVGNSYLNPLTDPQVTALHLSNVTFEPGCRNNWHIHHATKGGGQLLICTAGEGWYQEWGKAPVALHEGMVITIPPEVKHWHGAKGDSWFSHIAMEVPGENASNEWCEPVSDADYNALEEEK is encoded by the coding sequence ATGAAATACGCAACAGAAGAAGCCTTTGTCGGTGCCAACGCATTTGGCAAAGGCGCCGCCAACACGGCTTATGCCCAATACTTTGTAGGCAATTCTTATCTGAATCCCCTTACCGATCCCCAGGTCACGGCGCTGCATTTGTCCAATGTGACCTTTGAGCCGGGGTGCCGCAACAACTGGCACATTCACCACGCCACAAAAGGCGGCGGTCAGTTGCTGATCTGCACCGCCGGTGAGGGCTGGTACCAGGAATGGGGAAAGGCTCCGGTAGCGCTGCACGAGGGCATGGTCATCACCATTCCGCCGGAGGTTAAGCACTGGCACGGCGCTAAGGGCGACAGTTGGTTCTCCCACATTGCTATGGAAGTGCCCGGTGAGAATGCCTCTAACGAATGGTGCGAGCCGGTGAGCGACGCAGATTATAACGCACTGGAGGAAGAAAAATGA